A DNA window from Camelina sativa cultivar DH55 chromosome 13, Cs, whole genome shotgun sequence contains the following coding sequences:
- the LOC104735410 gene encoding protein ZINC INDUCED FACILITATOR 1-like — MGEEYNAALLEKQIYHAGCSGCKVEQMKQLRRGYPYLELAFVWIIVLSTSLPISSLYPFLYSMIEDFGVAESEKDIGFYAGFVGCSFMFGRALTSLSWGMVSDRYGRKPIILVGTISIAILNALFGLSVNFWMAIGTRFLLGSFNCLLGTMKAYASEIFREEYQATAMSAVSTAWGIGLIVGPALGGFLAQPADKYPNVFSKDSIFGRFRYALPCFTISAFALVVTVLCCFIPETLHNHKLDSKAYDDSLETLEESSASTTNAGRNERKASQVSLLKNWPLMSSIIVYCILCLHDTAYSEIFALWANSPRKYGGLNYSTNDVGTVLAISGVGLFSFQVFVYPFAERLLGPVLVTRFAGALMIPMQISYPFIANLSGLSQSIMLNCASILLNVLSVSAITGLLILQNKAVEQSQRGAANGIAMTAMSLFKTVGPAGAGILFSWSERRLDAAFLPGSHMVFFVLNVIVMVGVALTFKPFLTTARR; from the exons ATGGGTGAAGAGTACAATGCAGCGCTTTTAGAGAAGCAGATTTATCACGCCGGATGCTCGGGATGTAAGGTGGAGCAGATGAAGCAGCTCCGGCGAGGTTATCCGTACCTCGAGCTTGCTTTCGTGTGGATCATTGTCTTATCCACTT CTCTGCCTATTTCATCGCTCTACCCATTCCTCTACTCCATG aTAGAGGATTTTGGTGTCGCAGAAAGCGAGAAAGATATCGGATTTTATGCTGGGTTTGTGG GGTGCTCTTTCATGTTTGGCAGAGCACTCACGTCACTTTCCTGGGGGATGGTTTCTGATCGATATGGAAGAAAGCCCATCATACTCGTGGGAACTATCTCGAT TGCCATTCTTAACGCTCTTTTTGGCTTGAGTGTGAACTTTTGGATGGCAATTGGCACGAGGTTTCTGCTTGGGAGTTTCAACTGCCTGCTTGGTACAATGAAG GCGTATGCATCAGAAATATTTCGTGAGGAATACCAAGCTACAGCAATGTCAGCT GTTAGTACTGCTTGGGGCATTGGACTGATCGTTGGCCCGGCTCTAGGCGGTTTCTTAGCTCAG CCGGCAGACAAATATCCAAACGTCTTCTCCAAAGATTCCATTTTTGGCAG ATTCCGTTATGCCTTGCCGTGCTTTACCATATCGGCTTTTGCATTGGTTGTGACAGTACTATGCTGCTTCATTCCG GAAACGCTGCACAATCATAAGTTGGACAGCAAAGCATATGATGACTCATTGGAAACACTTGAAGAATCCTCTGCTTCTACCACGAATGCAGGGAGAAACGAAAGGAAGGCTTCTCAAGTGTCTCTCTTGAAGAATTGGCCCCTCATGTCTTCTATCATTGTGTATTGTATTCTGTGTCTTCATGATACTGCATACTCCGAG ATATTTGCACTCTGGGCTAACAGTCCAAGGAAATATGGAGGTCTGAACTATTCAACCAATGATGTTGGTACAGTTCTTGCTATCTCAG GTGTCGGCCTATTCTCCTTTCAGGTTTTTGTTTATCCTTTCGCCGAGAGACTGCTAGGACCTGTACTGGTCACCCGTTTTGCTGGG GCCCTGATGATACCAATGCAGATTAGCTATCCATTTATAGCTAATCTATCAGGTCTCAGTCAAAGCATAATGTTGAATTGTGCATCAATCCTACTCAATGTGCTTAGT GTGTCTGCGATAACCGGTTTGTTGATTCTGCAAAATAAAGCTGTG gAGCAGAGCCAAAGAGGAGCGGCTAATGGAATCGCTATGACTGCAATGTCTCTCTTTAAAACCGTTGGACCAGCTGGCGCTGGCATCTT ATTTTCATGGAGCGAAAGGCGACTTGACGCTGCATTTCTACCAG GGTCGCATATGGTGTTCTTCGTGCTGAATGTGATAGTCATGGTCGGCGTAGCTCTCACGTTCAAACCATTTCTAACCACGGCTCGAAGATGA
- the LOC104735409 gene encoding metal tolerance protein A2-like, whose product MEGQKQHDQISIAEASLVQCDSEVSHHHDVVISVAEASSVRAAKKSCGEASCGFSDAKTTSRDAAEREASMRKLLVAVVLCGIFIIVEVVGGIKANSLAILTDAAHLLSDVAAFAISLFSLWASGWEANPRQSYGFFRIEILGALVSIQMIWLLACVLVYESIARLQNGSGEVQGSLMFLVSAVGLLVNIAMAILLGHDHGHAGHSHSHGHGHDHSHHHEHQHDHHHDDPHLSEALLENGTRGGKSEKKQLNLNIQGAYLHVLGDLIQSVGVMIGGAIIWYKPEWKIIDLICTLVFSVIVLWTTIGILRNIIEVLMESTPREIDATGLEKGMCDMEEVVAVHELHIWAITLGKIILACHVKIRPEADPDMVLDKVIDYIKRQYNISHVTIQIER is encoded by the coding sequence atgGAAGGCCAAAAGCAGCATGACCAGATTTCAATAGCAGAGGCAAGCTTGGTGCAATGTGACTCCGAAGTTAGCCATCATCACGATGTGGTGATTTCAGTAGCAGAGGCAAGCTCGGTGCGGGCAGCCAAGAAGTCATGTGGAGAAGCTTCTTGTGGGTTCTCGGATGCCAAGACGACTTCAAGAGACGCTGCAGAACGAGAAGCATCTATGAGGAAGCTTTTGGTGGCTGTTGTGCTCTGTGGCATCTTCATCATTGTCGAAGTGGTTGGAGGGATCAAGGCCAACAGTCTTGCCATCCTTACTGATGCCGCTCATCTTTTGTCCGATGTTGCAGCCTTTGCCATATCCTTGTTCTCTCTTTGGGCTTCAGGTTGGGAGGCAAACCCACGCCAGTCCTATGGCTTCTTCAGGATCGAGATCCTTGGTGCCCTTGTATCCATCCAGATGATTTGGCTTCTTGCTTGCGTCTTAGTCTACGAATCAATTGCTAGACTTCAGAACGGCAGTGGCGAAGTTCAGGGCTCTCTCATGTTCCTTGTCTCTGCAGTTGGTCTTCTGGTCAACATAGCTATGGCTATTCTGTTGGGACATGACCACGGCCACGCTGGTCATAGTCACAGTCACGGTCACGGCCACGACCATAGCCATCACCATGAGCATCAACACGATCATCACCATGATGATCCACATCTATCTGAAGCCTTGCTTGAGAATGGCACTAGAGGTGGTAAGAGTGAGAAGAAGCAGCTTAACCTAAACATTCAAGGGGCTTATCTGCATGTGCTGGGAGATTTAATCCAGAGCGTGGGGGTGATGATAGGAGGCGCAATCATATGGTACAAACCCGAGTGGAAGATCATTGATCTCATATGCACCCTTGTTTTTTCAGTGATTGTCTTGTGGACGACAATAGGCATATTGAGGAAcattatagaggttttaatggAGTCAACGCCACGAGAGATAGACGCAACCGGTCTGGAGAAGGGAATGTGCGACATGGAAGAGGTGGTGGCCGTTCATGAGCTTCACATTTGGGCAATCACCCTTGGCAAAATTATTTTGGCATGTCATGTGAAGATCAGGCCAGAGGCCGATCCAGATATGGTTCTTGACAAGGTTATCGACTACATCAAGAGGCAATACAACATCAGTCACGTCACCATTCAGATTGAACGCTAA
- the LOC104737981 gene encoding uncharacterized protein LOC104737981 has translation MAADQRRKRMNSANVIGFSSREHYRAKRKKIGSSPDGALRSGDHISLEWDRNRSKVVSKKEQVGLSFRHLREFVDVVPPRRNILAQVCPVPHETFQLENLSEVLSNEVWRSSLSDGERNYLRQFLPDGVDVEQVVQSLLDGDNFHFGNPFLDWGSDVCSSKAHPDQIVSREEGLRADKRRYYSDLEKYHHDIIDYLQTLKEKWETSKDPEKDVVNMMCGRSRGASAHVNGSCQDLTATSESSSGTADEKPYSSDNKISSVVRTGEVQRRPKSSAVEKEKSQSPLIARDNVVNAGVKARKKDTLPKHSIQQTDGAKYMSYLKISKKQHQIVTSMKQSGKSIQSRALNRILGSINNLDVQPYGVFVEEEEKKLNAHWLQLVKDLPAAYAIWQKLQLQKSSPSPCSPSRCHGLIQTEVEANDYSSSIQGQSLPQASFPSEPHATILGDANPVGKHSVSDLENASSDQRIPCITSSHGEGSQFCSGGDVWEQVGGIRQSYISRQAYAPSGGLSIIHHPEGDEAAKNCFIDLESNMPEEVDRRKMLQRKANNSFGSFPSNDQNELLQSLFNGQGVASRTTEQLHSLLKVPHNEEHKQIMGIGFHQEGSNNLMESSQFSGQFHDQIPAPHALSHDQQRQIDVYGQGSMSDNIYSNGRGFMMQRPDWNPNCAQIGVTPQPRLSTGPLLNQNWHFKSMWANTNGVGCTSQGSQIGTERDPSLLRVVNNAEQIVHRGSTSDQSLFSVLSQCSQLRHSRSAFEPESSSDQVVAPGNYGMLMGGGTNQVGSNLVQPANPLDYLSGSNPVTSLMPDDVAWMNQSRQNSGLHDPLGKLYPRSWNP, from the exons ATGGCAGCTGATCAGAGGAGAAAGCGGATGAACAGTGCCAATGTTATTGGTTTCAGTTCACGGGAGCATTATAGAgctaaaaggaaaaagattggATCATCACCCGATGGTGCTTTGCGTTCCGGTGATCACATCAGTCTTGAGTGGGACCGCAACAGAAGTAAAGTAGTCTCTAAGAAGGAACAAGTTGGTCTGAGTTTTAGGCATCTTCGAGAATTTGTTGATGTTGTTCCTCCTAGGCGGAATATCTTGGCACAAGTATGCCCCGTTCCCCATGAGACTTTCCAGTTGGAAAATTTGTCAGAGGTGCTTTCTAATgag GTTTGGCGCTCTAGTCTATCTGATGGCGAAAGAAATTATCTGCGGCAGTTTCTCCCTGATGGAGTTGATGTGGAGCAAGTTGTACAATCATTGCTCGATGGGGACAATTTTCATTTTGGAAATCCTTTTCTTGATTG GGGAAGTGATGTCTGTTCCAGCAAAGCTCATCCAGATCAAATTGTTTCTAGAGAGGAAGGCCTGAGGGCTGATAAAAGGAGATACTATTCGGATTTAGAGAAATACCATCATGA TATTATAGATTATTTGCAGACGTTGAAGGAGAAGTGGGAAACCAGCAAAGATCCAGAGAAGGATGTTGTCAACATGATGTGCGG GAGATCAAGAGGGGCCAGTGCACATGTAAATGGTAGCTGCCAGGATCTAACTGCTACCTCAGAGTCGAGTTCCGGGACTGCAGATGAGAAACCATACAGTAGTGATAATAAGATTTCTTCGGTTGTCAGGACTGGAGAGGTTCAGAGAAG GCCCAAGAGCTCTGctgtagagaaagaaaaatctcaAAGTCCCTTGATTGCTCGAGATAATGTTGTAAACGCAGGCGTCAAAGCTAGAAAGAAGGACACCCTACCGAAACATAGCATTCAGCAAACTGATGGGGCTAAATACATGTCCTACCTTAAG ataagCAAGAAGCAGCATCAGATTGTCACAAGCATGAAGCAGTCTGGTAAAAGCATTCAATCAAGAGCACTTAATCGAATCTTGGGTAGCATCAATAATTTGGATGTTCAACCATATGGAGTttttgtggaagaagaagagaagaaactaaacGCCCACTG GCTACAACTGGTTAAAGATCTTCCTGCAGCATATGCAATATGGCAAAAGCTACAGTTACAGAAA tcttctccttctccttgttCTCCCAGCAGGTGTCATGGCCTTATCCAAACGGAGGTTGAAGCAAATGATTATTCCAGCTCTATACAAGGTCAGTCTCTCCCACAGGCTTCATTTCCTAGTGAGCCCCATGCGACAATTCTCGGTGATGCAAATCCTGTAGGCAAGCACTCTGTATCAGACCTAGAGAATGCTTCGTCAGATCAGAGGATTCCTTGTATTACTTCAAGCCATGGAGAAGGTTCGCAGTTTTGTTCTGGTGGAGATGTGTGGGAACAAGTGGGAGGAATAAGGCAGTCCTACATTAGCCGCCAAGCTTACGCCCCCAGTGGTGGATTGTCAATCATACACCATCCTGAAGGTGATGAAGCAGCTAAAAACTGTTTCATAGACCTAGAATCGAATATGCCTGAAGAAGTTGATAGGAGGAAGATGTTGCAGCGTAAAGCAAACAACAGTTTTGGTTCTTTCCCTAGCAATGATCAAAATGAACTACTCCAGTCTTTGTTTAATGGCCAAGGTGTGGCATCTCGCACTACTGAGCAGCTCCACTCTCTTCTCAAAGTCCCTCATAATGAGGAGCATAAACAAATTATGGGAATTGGTTTTCATCAGGAAGGAAGCAACAACCTGATGGAGAGTAGTCAGTTTTCTGGTCAGTTTCATGATCAGATACCTGCACCACATGCACTTTCCCACGACCAGCAGAGACAAATTGACGTCTATGGCCAAGGAAGCATGTCAGACAACATTTACTCCAATGGACGTGGATTCATGATGCAGCGGCCGGACTGGAACCCCAATTGTGCTCAGATAGGAGTTACCCCACAGCCCCGTTTGAGCACTGGCCCTTTGTTAAATCAGAACTGGCATTTTAAGAGTATGTGGGCAAACACAAATGGTGTCGGATGTACAAGTCAAGGCAGTCAAATCGGGACCGAAAGAGATCCGAGCCTTCTTCGAGTTGTTAATAACGCGGAGCAGATAGTTCATAGAGGGAGTACTTCAGATCAAAGCTTATTCTCTGTTCTCTCTCAATGCAGTCAATTGCGCCATTCCAGATCTGCTTTCGAGCCAGAAAGTTCGAGTGATCAAGTGGTTGCACCTGGTAACTACGGAATGCTGATGGGGGGAGGTACAAATCAGGTAGGCAGCAATTTGGTTCAGCCTGCGAACCCGCTTGATTACTTGAGCGGTAGCAACCCGGTAACATCTTTGATGCCAGATGATGTAGCGTGGATGAACCAGAGCCGCCAGAACTCTGGTCTCCATGACCCACTAGGCAAGCTGTATCCAAGGTCATGGAATCCGTAA
- the LOC104735411 gene encoding protein NRT1/ PTR FAMILY 5.9-like, whose translation MDLERKRRGLGKSCALLIVIVGMERYAFKGVASNLVTYLTDVVKMSNSRAAKTVNTWAGFTSMLPLFAAPLADAYWDRFFTILASSSVYFVALVGLTWTAFSGSRSATKIVSTYFLYSSLGLISLGLGVLNPSLQAFGADQLDRDLEKDSELSSGDQEESKATLKTQFFQWWYFGVCTGSLMGVTVMAYIQDTFGWVLGFALPGIAMFLLILLFLSGSGIYVYGPGAGLKTKTNTSSFAKVLNFIKERLVKKRSKYTLADEEDLDAMELELQERPLCKCDNTEVEDIETASTTTKKLVDESSKAVFSGLDNVKLVLRLLPIWTMLLMFAVIFQLPATFFTKQGMTMKRNIGSSFKIPPATLQSTITLSIILLMPLYEKILIPITKRIKKNGKGISVMERMGVGMFLSIIAIVIAALVERKRLDISQNMKTLPDYDPETVPLSIFCLLPQYILLGISDIFTVVGMQEFFYSEVPVRMRTMGFALYTSVFGVGSFVSAALITIVEAYSSSTGERQNWFADDMSKARLDKYYWLLALTSTISFIVYIVLCKYFKSSSDQGGEEKETPK comes from the exons ATGGACTTAGAACGGAAGAGAAGAGGACTTGGCAAGTCATGTGCCCTTCTTATAG tGATTGTGGGGATGGAGAGATATGCATTCAAAGGAGTTGCATCAAACTTAGTGACATATCTAACAGATGTAGTGAAGATGAGTAATTCAAGAGCAGCCAAAACAGTCAATACTTGGGCTGGTTTCACTTCTATGTTGCCTCTCTTCGCTGCTCCTTTGGCTGATGCTTATTGGGATAGATTCTTCACAATcctcgcttcttcttctgtctacTTTGTG gcGCTAGTGGGATTGACATGGACGGCATTTTCTGGGTCACGTTCAGCTACAAAGATAGTCTCAACATATTTTCTGTACTCTTCACTAGGTCTTATCTCACTCGGTTTAGGCGTCTTAAACCCTTCTCTTCAAGCCTTTGGTGCGGACCAGCTAGACCGCGACCTCGAGAAGGATTCCGAGCTTTCCTCCGGTGATCAAGAGGAGTCTAAAGCTACCCTAAAGACTCAGTTTTTTCAATGGTGGTACTTTGGCGTCTGCACCGGGAGCCTGATGGGTGTCACAGTCATGGCTTATATCCAAGATACCTTTGGTTGGGTCCTTGGTTTCGCTTTACCAGGAATCGCCATGTTCCTGTtgatcttgttgttcttgtcgGGTAGCGGGATCTATGTATATGGTCCTGGTGCCGGTTTGAAGACGAAAACAAATACTTCATCTTTTGCGAAGGTTCTTAACTTCATCAAAGAGAGATtagtgaagaagagaagcaaataTACACTTGCTGATGAGGAAGATTTGGATGCTATGGAGCTAGA GCTACAAGAAAGGCCTCTCTGTAAATGTGATAACACTGAGGTGGAAGACATTGAGACTGCTTCAACAACCACTAAGAAATTGGTTGATGAAAGCTCGAAAGCGGTTTTCTCTGGACTAGATAATGTCAAGTTAGTGCTTCGCCTTTTGCCCATATGGACGATGCTTCTCATGTTTGCTGTTATCTTCCAGCTACCAGCAACCTTTTTCACCAAACAAGGTATGACTATGAAGCGAAACATTGGTTCCAGCTTCAAAATCCCGCCCGCTACCCTGCAAAGCACGATCACGTTATCGATAATCCTTCTTATGCCGTTGTACGAAAAGATCTTGATCCCTATCAccaaaagaatcaagaagaacGGTAAAGGTATCTCTGTTATGGAGAGAATGGGAGTTGGAATGTTCCTATCAATCATTGCCATTGTTATTGCCGCACTAGTGGAAAGAAAAAGGCTAGACATAAGCCAAAATATGAAGACTTTACCTGATTATGATCCAGAAACCGTTCCGCTGAGCATCTTCTGTCTACTTCCTCAGTATATCCTCTTGGGAATCTCAGATATTTTCACAGTCGTTGGGATGCAAGAGTTCTTCTATAGCGAGGTTCCGGTTAGAATGAGAACAATGGGATTTGCTCTCTACACAAGTGTCTTTGGCGTTGGAAGCTTTGTGAGTGCCGCACTAATCACAATCGTCGAGGCGTACTCGAGCTCAACAGGTGAACGCCAAAACTGGTTCGCAGATGACATGTCGAAAGCCCGTCTTGACAAATACTACTGGCTCCTTGCTCTTACAAGTACAATAAGCTTTATAGTCTACATAGTTCTATGCAAGTATTTCAAGAGTAGCAGTGATCAAGGGGGCGAAGAGAAAGAAACCCCTAAATGA